TCACaaactgctgtactgtagtagtttatagctatcacatactgctgtactatAGCAGTTTTATTATAACTACTAGTAtaacatactgctgtactgtagtagtttatagctatcacatactgctgtgctgtagtagtttatagctatcacatactgctgtgctgtagtagtttatagctatcacatactgctgtgctgtagtagtttatagctatcacaaaCTGCTGtgctgtagtagtttatagctatcacatactgctgtgCTGTAGTAGTTTCACGTTGTCACCACCAAACACTGCCCACAGGACATCCTTCCTGTCTACACCTACAGCCCATGTCAGgtctgtgtctgtgtgtatgaTCCTGAGGAACTCACCACCTCCACTGAGGAGTAGGACCCTGTTGTTGCTATAGTCCCCTATGATGAGGTTCCCCACACTATCATACACCACACTCCGGGGGTAAAATGGTTTACCTCCTGTTTGTAGTGTTTTATATGTACTGGGGATGTCACCTCTGTATACAAACAGTTCCTGTAAGTTAGTATCCATGACAACAACATGTTTGTTtccatcaccaccatcatctTTATCACTGAAATCAATCACTGCGACATTGTGAGTGACAGGACACTCTGTGATCCTCCATGGTGTACACACTAATGGTTTCCTAGTCCTTACAGCCATTGTAGTGAGCACCATCTGACCTTGTGTGGTAAATTTAGAGATATGTTTGGCCATGCCTACAATGACATGGTTACTGGCTGTAACACATAAACACTCAGGTTTCTTCTTTGTTCTGAATCTGTGTGTTAGTTGTCCTGATACCAGCTCCAGGATGTTGTTTTCTGGGTCACAGACCCACAGTCTGTTTGTTGTTGGTGACAGACTGATGTCCTTGACCACAGCCTTGTGTGTGACCTCCTGTATTACTGTACCCTTCGAATTCCTGTCCAGGAGAGTTAATGTTTCACCATAGTAATCACTGGTCCAGGCCTGGTCATCAGTGGTGGGACATATAGAATTAATGTAACATGGACACTCCCATTCCTCCACCACCTTGGTCTCTGACAGTAGTTTGTACCTTGTCACTGCTTTCTTCCCTTTATGTCCTGATTGTTGTTGTGTAGAGGATTGTCCCTGACCATCTGATGTTGAGACTGACCGATCCTGGTCAGTTgatgtttgaccttgacctgagaTGATAACTTTCCCTAAAGCAAGCTTTAGGTGACCTTGAGGA
Above is a genomic segment from Pecten maximus unplaced genomic scaffold, xPecMax1.1, whole genome shotgun sequence containing:
- the LOC117319367 gene encoding E3 ubiquitin-protein ligase TRIM71-like, which gives rise to MATAKIPIRTKGRTTCVHHKGKQLELYCEKCQELTCLKCLSSIHKSHPVCELSEITPQKKLDIINFIDRTEQNDQVQIGKYITSTDTLLNENDSTFEKLSHQLRMQTDNLKQDLDMLTAETLSLYQKMKEDNSKLIQKYKQDLEMYDKQLKQQIQECKTALQQGSDLNIYDTRCEIDSQIHFPVKPVLGNVSFTPNKNPQGHLKLALGKVIISGQGQTSTDQDRSVSTSDGQGQSSTQQQSGHKGKKAVTRYKLLSETKVVEEWECPCYINSICPTTDDQAWTSDYYGETLTLLDRNSKGTVIQEVTHKAVVKDISLSPTTNRLWVCDPENNILELVSGQLTHRFRTKKKPECLCVTASNHVIVGMAKHISKFTTQGQMVLTTMAVRTRKPLVCTPWRITECPVTHNVAVIDFSDKDDGGDGNKHVVVMDTNLQELFVYRGDIPSTYKTLQTGGKPFYPRSVVYDSVGNLIIGDYSNNRVLLLSGGGEFLRIIHTDTDLTWAVGVDRKDVLWAVFGGDNVKLLQHSSM